Genomic DNA from Bombus affinis isolate iyBomAffi1 chromosome 8, iyBomAffi1.2, whole genome shotgun sequence:
GCGGCCGCTCTAATTTGCCTCTCGTCTTCTGCCATTCTCTACCGTATCTTTTGATATGCGCAACAGTAACCTGAAGAATAAAATTTCCAACATAGGTTAGTACTCTTTAATCACGATTAACGTTTCAAAAATAATATATCGAATCGATATTATACCTACTGGAAATTATTTGAGACTAATACTAGGAATTCTgccattatataatataacatgtttacacgttatatttacatttattattttgtgTATTTGTGCATTGTTAGACTACTGGTTTATTTAAATTATCGAATGAAAAAAAGATTCTTTATGCATATATTGATATTGGAAAAATGTATTAGTACACGACTTAGAACACTTTAAATCTATTGTACTATTGTGAGCAACTGgcttttattgtttgtttttttaaaTCCGCTTCGATATGTATTGTGATTCCGGGAATACGCAATAacgcaatttcttttataagATATCAAGTGATCGAATTGACATtcttaagaaataaaaattatactaCCCTATAAGATAAAAGTTAATAAGTACTAATAATCATGGCAATTTTTGTTTCAACTTCACTTACATCTACAAAGAGCAAGTTCAGAATTATGTagttgaaaattatatttataatcattGATTTTCCTACAAGGACGTGATCATCGTATACAAAGGCATCATCTAGTTCAATTATCACGaacattatttttctatttttatatactcGTGTACATGTACATAATTTCGATAgcaaagaattatttatttatttagatcgAAGTATTTACATTTATTGGGTTTATTAatacaaacaaataaatatatattcgcaTCAACTGATATCGAGTTATATATATGTGTTGTTCAATTACATACATTTTACTGAAGTCATTTTTTGGTTCATAAGCGATCACATAAAAGGAATCTATACTTTACATGTTTTTCACGATGAtcgaaatacaaaataaatgagAAATGTACGAATGAATTGGACtcataaaaattacattttcacaTTAAAATACTGAAAACAGATctgttaataattttttacttttatccACTATCTTACAGAAATTTGTTCGATACTTATCACGATAACgattttatttatctttagaTATTTGTTTGAGTATGTGTTTAACAATTTTTGTGTTACATCCGATGAATCATGTTTTTATACCTTTTTTCCAGAAATAGCttcattttttaacaaaatacaCAAGTAAATTTCAAGGTCCAAAAGTATATATACGAAATGCAACAGCTGATACGGTCGATGGCCTTACTAATACTAAGAAAACATTTCCtcaaaatatacatagaatcaTGTTTATTGTGTAAATCATACAGTCTCCTCCATTACTGTTTCCGTAATCATGAATAAAATGCTAATAAAAAAGAATCTCTTCCGGTATATTCAGTTGAATTGACGTTAACGAAACATTTTAACCTCAAACTTTATGAAGAAGCGTTCAGACCGACAGTTTGAAGATAATTAACTTCTTTTCccagattttttaatataatactatGTATAAGATTTTTGATTGTATACCTCAATAAATACAGAATGTAAAAACTATATTGTCTTCattagaataaaaaagaatcatGAATGAATGACTTGTTTACCGTTTAGGTCTTGTAGGTCCTCATAAATCCAATCGCATCAGTGAAGAATTAAGCGTTAACATATTCCACTCGCGTATCATTCCGAAGGAAAGAATTTCCAACgaaatgtttaattttaaacAGCACCACTAATATTTCGAGTTTCGTTGTACAGAGATAAATATTTGCAAATCTAGCAATTTATCTACATGAGTTGCACATAAATTTTTTACTATATGGACAACGGTGGCGCCATGTGATGGAGATGAACATAATGACATCTTTCGATGTTTTTCTACGGGAAGAAGTTAATTTATCTgcgtataaaaaataatatttaccgaatatattttaatatttaaattaatatttttgtatttataattagtACTAACATAGATGAGGTGACATGGGCAGCACAGAATAGATCTAGAAAACTGTCTATTCTATTGTCTCACATCTCGGGGAATTCCAGTGTCATTTCCAACATTACCGACACGTTTCCCACGTTTTGAAGATTTTTCTACTTAATACTTTAGTATTTAAAAGCATTAAACAAAGGctcttttaatttttcattccAAATTAGACAATGTATCTTTGTATAAAAAAGGCGCACAATGGGCTTAGTCTAGATACACATGAACattataaaagataattatACAAACTGAGCAAATAAACAAAAGATTAGAACTTTTACGTATAAACAATATTTTTGTTCCTTTATTCttaataaatacaatttcataaaaattcactGATATTACGTTTACATGAACATTATGTATATTGATTTTATTACTGCTATTCATTGGAATATGGTTTACATTAACTTATACATGTACACAATTATATTGCAGAATGCAAAGCGTAACAAAATTATAGTAGTCTTTgagaaattatacatatatatcaaaTTAAATGCCGTTTACAAAATTCCAAAACATTCTGAGATACAAAAGTACAAGTTTCACATACTGTGAAATCCTTGTTAATCTTCAATACATCAAAACTGTTGATACTTAAACTATTTCCCACCTTCTTAAATTAAATCAAAACTagatttttattcaaaataaataCTTATCAATCTGGAAGGGTTAGCGCTCGTAAAGAATCTTCGGGATAAGTCTCCAATACTGCAGTAGTCCCAAAATTGAATGGTACTGCTATGCCACCATCAAGGACTAAACCAGCATCGTAACATTGTGATATTACTGTCAGTTTTTTACAAAATCCACGAGGTTGCAGACACTTTGGTGTAGGCCACATGCTATTTACCATCATATCTCTTACAGAATAACACAATTTTGATTCCTCTAAAATACaaatatcatattatatatacatattttattataacttTTTTTACTTAATACAATATTATACTTACCCGCATGAAAAGGTAAACCAGCATTGAAAGTAGAAGAGATTTTTTCAATCTCTTCATTGTCAATTTGTTTTTTATCTAAAAGGCTCAGTATTTCTTTTACTACTTGTGGACTAACAGTATTTATAGATCTATACCAAGATGTTGATCCTGTTCCTGTGCTAACACACAAGCCAGAACTTCTTACCAAATGATATTTCTCttcattatttaaatttataagtaAATTACTTATTTTAGCAGAAAGTATTTCCGCTATAAATACCTAGAtgtttaaaaaatgttaaatttaaaTCCATAATTATTAAAGAACACATGATTTATTTGCGTGTAACTTACTTCATTTAATGCCAACCAAGGCAAACGTCTTTTTTTTGGTAACTTATTTGATATTTCTTGCTTCAGATCTTGTATGTAAAATCTGTAATAGTAAAACATTTTTGTAATGTACGATGTCTTCAAAATTGTTATATAAAAAGtgattctctctctttctcaatTTATTACTTTTCTTCACCTACAACGCGACCTTTTTCGTGCGTGTGGAAAGGAGGGTCCCAAATATTATCTCCTTTTATCGTTGTACGAATTCTTCGTCTCATTACTACGTTGTAATGACCTGCTTTTAGCATTTCGAAAATTTCAGGTATCCTTGTCGTATATTTCGGAGATAACATAAGATACCCTTCCGATCTTTCCGGAAATGAATTAATACCAATTATTGGTTTCTTGTCATCGAATATCATATTTGAAGCCAACAGAAACGTCCCATCGCCACCAATCGGAAGAATTAAATCAGCCCAAATAAAATTTGATCTGTCTAGATTTTCTCTTATAGAACATACATAAGCATAACAATCAGGATAAACACAGCactaattttacaaatatttaactcAGCAAAGATTCATAGAATAAGAATTATGTATTTTTacctatttattattttatattctatattcaGTTTCTTTAAGACTTCAATTACTTGATTTTTTACATGTTTGGTTGCTATATGACTAGCTATCATTGTATCATAATCAGAACCCCTTTCCAATaatttaaactttaattgttcGTCACTCAAGTTTGGTTCTCGTATTTTTTCAAAATGATATCGTGACAATTTTGCCACAATGAGCACTCGCTTCGGTACAAAGTTCGATTCATTTCGGAGGAATAACCTAAGATTATTGGAAGCATTGTACTTATgcgattgtaaaaattgtacagCTCCTAGAAAAATATAAAGTGTAAATTAAGTTATCGATTGATTTTCTAAAAACTCcagaataataaataatgagaaatgacaactgtatacatttgtcataGCAGTgtaacaaatgtatttaaacaaccgtcaaatatttcattttgatttttataagaaatatcaaattatataacatttacgtacatatttttttattgttatgGCTTTATTTATTAGCTTCATGTGTAGAAAGTACATATTCACAGTACTATTACATTTTAATGTCTCCATTATTATTAATGAGACCATTGATTGACGGATAAATCCAATTAATCTTGTGTTTGAAATcattcaaaataaaatatatactaaagttattattagaatttgttttttgttttgcGAATTTTCATTGGAGCTTGTTGACATTACGTATCGTCACCAATGGAATTAAACGCTACTGATAATGATAATTGACTTACTGGCAGATCTTTTTCGAAGATGGTTAAGAGTCGTCATCGCATGCTGCTTAAAAAATTGATATACGAAATGCGaacaaataatacaaaacaaagaaatattaagcACGTTAAAACGTTTCTAACCTCTCTACTGGCACGAATGGTAAATACTACACCTATAatgacatatatgtatatgtaagttAGCACACATATATATACGGCAGTATGACAGGCATAAATTTTCAGAGACTAGTACGGCGACCGCGGGAAATACGAATgcgtataatttttcttttcattgataaaataatagtttattaaatttagtgattaattaaaagaaaagttACTAAGCGTGAAAGTTAAAATTGCATAGTTAACACGTTAATGGCcgcgtaaattttaaatatcctGCCTATAGCGCCGAAGCGCTATcacttattttaaaataatatataccaCAATATCATAATGTCcatataatataaacatatcCCAGTGAAAGCAAATTAGTTAAGTATTTTAGGTTGCATCTAGAGTATTTTAgaatattacttttatattaaaagTATTACAAATTTTAGGATTATGActcttttaaatttaaatatatacttGAACTGATCTCTATGTGCCATGTGCCATTGATAAGTTTAGTTCCGGTCGCTAATACGCCATAGTATTTAACATGTTAAAGATGTATTAAAGAAAATGTGTcaaaaaaaatgtattaaaaaaagTTGGAAATGCTTCGATGTCTATTCATATTGATATAAAAAAGTCATTGACAAAATACGAAGTAATAAGAGATAACATAAAAGAACGTTTCCATTTCTAAActcaaacattttgaaataattGAGAAAAAAAGATTTCACTGTACAGATACACGCTTCGCTTACACTTTATTAATTCATTTGCAATACATTAATTAAGTCTGTTTAAATAGCATCGAGGCTACCTACTGTATGCCTTCGTTTATACTATAGACAATCATCTAGCTTAAACACACACTCTGGCTTCCAATAATCTCTTTTTCTCGCTCTCTCACTCTCACTCATTCCTTTTCTTTCGTTCTCTCTTCGTGTTCTCCTTTCTCATTTGCGCAGTTTTTAATTTCTCTTTAATCTGTTCCATTATCGATATCATTTATCGTTATTGTTATTACCATTGTCATTATCATTATACCATATAATATATCATAAGATCGACATTAAAAACTAAAATTCGTATAAAAAGCGTCGTTATTCATACTAACAATGTAACTGtactatttaaataataattgaatcttaaaaaattatttgttcttgTTGTTATTGGTGGTGTATCTGAATGTATGAGATGTCTAATGCTTCGACTATAATACGAGGGTGCAAGGCGTGCATAAAGTGATGTACACACATGTTTCACGCATACGTTTACGTCGACTTGTATTCTAAGAACGTTTGGTAAGATCGCGAAATGCCCCGACAATGCGCTCACGTATCaaaatatataacattgtacattttatattatttatcattGTGAAAACCAACGATCGTcctaaagaagaaaaataccgagACGTACATATATTAATTGATTTGGAGAAATAAAAGATTAGTTGAAAAATGATATAGTCATTTGATATAATCGTAATAGCTGCAAATAAAATTAACAAGTGATAATAAAAAGACGCGCGTTTTTACTCGTTACGATCTTACTATTACCGATCGTTCTTAGACCATGTCAGGACGACAGTACATCCATTTTGCGTATTCAGCCGCACCCTGCATATTTCGTTAATCGTCATTCACGTTGTAGTCGTTTTCACGCGGTATTTTATAATCTAGCTAATACTTTTACATACTACGAATGTTTAGCACATATCACTACGGCCGAAccacttctctctctctctcgctcgctcgctctctttctttctctattcTCTTTATAACctttgttattacataattatcCGCTATTACGAGCAATAATGTACatcaattacataaaaaacaaGATATCATTAATGTTCTTGTGTTAATCGTTTTATCGTCGTGCGATGGTCACATTTGCGAAGGTACCGCGGCTTATCTAATAAATCCAAGACTTACTACCGACACCATCATTCATACGTAGCATGTTCTTACATCGCCCTGTCGCACGATATTCGTTTCGAAACGTGTTTGGGTTGTTTCATCGTTCCGGGTACACTGCGTGTGAGATATTACATTATTGTAATCCTACCGAGAAATCGATTATCGCTTAAAAAACTCGCGTTATTATTACGAACAATCAAACTCGAGGTCCTGTCGGAACTCGACGCGGATAAAATTCAACGACGCTTACATTTCACAGTGTAACGCTACGCACCATGTAGGATAAAACTGCTttaatttgttaaaaaaaaaaaagaacgtgaACATGATAGTCCATTGCCTTGCTTTAAAATTTATAACTTTTGTCTTTCTTTGTTAAAAGCGACTGCCATTCAACGCATACAGTTGTACTGTGTTCACTCTAAggtaaattgaatttttaattcatattGCTTTCATATATGATATTTGAATCCGAATGATATCAGTTGAGTTACTGTAGCACTAGTTTTAGCCATGCTAAATCAGATTTATTAAAACATACTTAATCAACAGAAACTATTCACTTTCAGACTTTAACAGACTACATTTTCGAacgttcatatattttattttatcctaTGTCTTATAGGTTTAATTCTCCCTTGCAAATTACTTATTAAGTTTCGTTTGACATAGGTAAAGAGATttacatttctttttataaaaattcacgTCGAGTTATTGAGATACGCTATTTGTGTGCAATCATTCAATCAAATAAGCCTCATTTCCGTTCACCCATGATtcaaacataaataaataaagtaaaaagcgaattaataaaaagaaagggACAAAGAATCCGTGGAATGGCATTAACTCCGTCCTTAATTGGAAGATTGACTTCGTCATTCTGTTGTATATCTTACTGTACAGCAAATGTTACCCTTATCGTGCTGACGTTTTCGTGGGCAGAAGTGTTACGTGTATGTGTGTTGCATGTTCGTGTGACGTGACtatctatatagtatacatatacactatattcatatttatacatttatatttatatttatatatatttatatatatttatatacctcTTCTTTTCACATTCATTACTttgcaaaatatttcttttgCCGACACGCCGGCACTAAGCCCGTATAATACAATTGCAAATTACATTCTTGTTCGCTTAGGCAAAAATTTACTCGTTTTATTCAGTAAGTACAGTGACCATCTGCATTGTGTTTCATTTCTACTCGGGGAGCAGGGAGTTTGGAGGCTTCGAACGAGTAGATGCGTTCCCATACATGGGTGTTTTTAGTCGCGCCGATCTTAAGAAGCTCCGAATCACAAAATGTAATCTATATCGTAAAGTCTCTGTCACGGCTTGCGGCCATGACAAGTTTTATAACTTCTCTCATGATCCTACTAACAATCCTTATGTTGTTCGTTAAACGTAACTTGAGTTTCGTTCAGCAGAGGCATCTcgacgaatatatatatatatataattcttgcAACATCgcggtttttttttttctttagtttGCCGTTGATGCTACAGAGAGGGGAAGTACGAGCCGTTAAAGACGTTCGTCACCATTAGATTAGTTTCGAGTATTAAGGTATGTGTGTACTTAGAACGAGAGAAGCAGCCACGCGAGCGTCGATTACGGGTGAGTAACGAGTACATAAGATGAGGAGAGGCGAATGTGTAACACGTACGTAACGCGACGCATACGAAGATGTACCCGTATTCGTGGACTTCCTATTACTGTTTTTGTTTTCTCTCTATTAGTATTAAAGTTGTTCGGTCAGCCGCTAGAACGAGGCCGACGGAGCACAGAGAAAACAGGACTCGCCGTTAGTCTCTTGGACGATTCCTAATGATACTCTATGTCGAGGGATCTATCCTCTAGTAGTAGAAGTGGGCAAAACTGTTGCAGGTGTTGCGAGAGCGAACCGAGCCTCAGCTATGCGTTTGCGGGTGTGGAGGTGGTGCGCCAGTAATCTCGGTCCAACGCATTTCGAAGAAACTGCGCATCCCGTGTCCAGCCTTCCCCACGGGACTGTCATCCTCGTTGAATACCTCGCAGTTGATGAACATCTGTCTGACATCGGCGCAAAACTCATCGCGAGACTTGTACCTGTATCGAGAAGCACTCTTTGGAACATATTCGGCAATTTTCCAATTTGTTCGGATTGAAGCTGACGATCACGTTAGAGCTTTTTTCTAGAGATCTTAGGTGAACtgtttactttttttttatgtTTAGGGAAAGAGGCATTTCTAAATAGAGAGTACGTTCAATTAACTAGTAGTCGTTGGTACGCGTGTAACTTACACGGAGTCCTGCAATTTCTTCTTGATCGTACTGAGATCCATGggtgttttaataattttcttgtAGGTAGGAAACTGTTTGGTGTTCACCGGCAAGAGGAACGGCCAGGCCTCGTCCTGTTGCTCCAACTGTTCGAGTAGCACCTTACAAGGAGCCAACTCTCGTTGCTGTTTCTTCGTGAGCGTCCTATTGTTTCCCTCCTTCCGTGGCGAAGCAGTTGGGGTTGCCGGTTCCGATGAACTGACGTCCTCTACGTGTGTGTTCGATGCCGTTGACGGCGTTGGACTGCGACGCAAAACAACAGAAATTATTTGCACGTTTATCTTTCTCGTTTGCAGGAGGTTTTTCCGTCATAAAAGCTTCTGGACGAATGCATTAAGATTCGAGCGTGTTTTTTCTGCTTGAGACGGTTACGTTGTTCTCGATGGAACATTTCGTCTTTCTGACTCTTTGTCTCTCGTTTTTATTTGGTctcccttttttctctctcgccgTTTTTTGCCCTTCTatggtttattattattattattattattattattattattattatgattattattattattattattattattgttatattattattattattattattattattattattattattattattattatacattttcgAGTAATCATAGAACCTGAAGGCAGCACTACCGTTACGACGAATTTTCTAAGAAAATACCCATCCCATACTTGATGATCGTAACACGCTGTACAAAGTACAGGGTGTCCCCCGACGAGAAGGGACCTGACGCTATGGTATATTCACAGGGTATCGGTGATTGCTTTTTAGTTAGTAGAAGAACAACATTAACTACGATTAACCTATCGTGGAACACCCTGTATGGAGTAAATACTTCTTTACAACAATAACTTTCGACGAGTATGTACGATACGAGTCGAGGATATAAGTCGAGGATATAAGTATAATCGCATGAGAGCAGTGTATACTTTCTATGTTCGTTCGTTTTAAAGCagtttttttgtttcatattcgATCGGAAATTGTTTGTTTATCGTATACGTTCGCTGAACAATGTTATAATTATTGAGTCATGGTTTCGTAGTTGTTTTCCCTACTGTATACTTCGTATGAAACGTTGTTAAATCAGCGAGTTGACAATGTTTGGTTTTTTAACGTAATCACCTAGCTGGTGGATGATCAGAACTTTCACTTTCTCTGGTGCCTGCCCCTTTGGTATGACTCCTTCGACTACTATTTCTCTTCTTTGGTTGTTTACTGTGGCAATTAGAACAATACCATTTACCCCTTGGCATCTGAAAATATCAAGTATACACGTGAATCAAGCAGATAAAGATATTTTATTCAAGGAAAGCCTCAATACATTCTGTGATTTGTAAACaatagataaaataatttcttactTTTGGCATAACAGGATTGTGGCAGTCAGTGTGATAAGCCCGTGGACAGAGTTCACATAGCACTAAATTTTTACCAACCCTCTTTCCACATACCAAACAGTTTCGTTCCCCTGTAGCTTTGTTCATGCATTCGTGACAATACCTAAGATATTTACAATCATTTAATTACAAAACGAGTTTTTACCATTTCTTGTACGTTTAAGATACAATTTCTTACCAGTCACCATCAGGAATGTTTTCCATTTTTGGACGGAAACAATAAGTATGATAGCCGCGGTCACAACCATCACACAGTAATAGTTTGTCTTCGTTATCTCCGCTATGACAGAACTGACAATTCTGtaacagaaaaagaaaattttccaatttaAAATGTTAAAACATATTGTTCGGGGtgaattaattttaatgtttcAGCGTTTTATTATTCAAGCATTTAAAGCTAAACCCCATGGATGCAATAAATGTTAATAAGCAAAGAATACAATAAATAAGTGGGATAAATCAACATTCAGGAATATTCAATTAACGAAATGAGAGTAAAGCATTTTAATTCCGTTCGCGTCGTGCATATCGTCattgttataatttattatgttaTTAAGATTGAGTCGGGATAAAAGAATAATAGATATATTTCGATGCTTAGATTATGCATATAGTACAAAGTCGTTATAACTAAACATCGAAGCTACTCTACAAAAGGAAAAATATgaagcaataaaggaaaaaatGAATAGATGATAAAAGCGGCATATTTTCTTGCATGCTACCGTTACGTTAGACTCTAACCACCATTAAACTTATTAACGTattattcatttttcaaattatagcAATTTAAAGTAACTTAGTTTGTAAGTTTAGAACtgataaaatattaaactaTTTCAAATAACAATGATGAAAGCATATCgaacaatttaatttttctatatttgaTTTTTCGCTAATTTACAACTATGGCTGCCGCATTATTCGCACTTGTAAAAATTACTATTAATTCGTATTAAACTTCCTTACAATATcgtatgtaaatatgtatattattggaAAATACCACGATAAGAGCATTTCGTTTGACTGAATGTTTACCAATCATCATCGAAAGCGATAATGTTCTCTGTGGTTCACTGTGCAAGGAAGGACGAAAGAGTCACGCAGGAAGTAAAAAGGATTCTTTGGTTAGTAAGTTAGTGCGAATACCCACAGAGGCCTGAGAAGTAGTCAATAGCTGATTGTATTGAGTGGTAGCTTTGAGTGAGACGCAGCGGTTTCGTAGCTTGACGCAGACCGAGTTTCTAGCTGGTGTTAGACTCACAGCCTTCATGATGCTCTTGTCCCAAGCGATGCTGGCCTCCAACATATAAAGCGCCATGGCGAGCTGAGCGGACGTGTGTGCTCGAGCCGTTGCTTCTCGCC
This window encodes:
- the LOC126919417 gene encoding NAD kinase 2, mitochondrial-like, which produces MTTLNHLRKRSARAVQFLQSHKYNASNNLRLFLRNESNFVPKRVLIVAKLSRYHFEKIREPNLSDEQLKFKLLERGSDYDTMIASHIATKHVKNQVIEVLKKLNIEYKIINRENLDRSNFIWADLILPIGGDGTFLLASNMIFDDKKPIIGINSFPERSEGYLMLSPKYTTRIPEIFEMLKAGHYNVVMRRRIRTTIKGDNIWDPPFHTHEKGRVVGEEKFYIQDLKQEISNKLPKKRRLPWLALNEVFIAEILSAKISNLLINLNNEEKYHLVRSSGLCVSTGTGSTSWYRSINTVSPQVVKEILSLLDKKQIDNEEIEKISSTFNAGLPFHAEESKLCYSVRDMMVNSMWPTPKCLQPRGFCKKLTVISQCYDAGLVLDGGIAVPFNFGTTAVLETYPEDSLRALTLPD